Below is a genomic region from Gracilimonas sp..
CAATGAAGGGACAATTAGTAAAAGAAATAAACTATAGAATGATCGATAAGTTATGTTCGCCATTGCGAATACTGATTTAGTTTTCTTGATGATTTTTGGTTCTGTTTAAAAAAGCATGCCAGCAAATGTAGCCGTCATTAAGTTAGCTAAAGTTCCGGCAAAAACGGCTTTAATTCCAAATTTTGCCAAATCTGATTTTCTGCTTGGTGCCAATCCTCCAATTCCACCAATTTGAATGGCTATAGAGGAGAGATTAGCGAACCCGCACAACGCAAATGTAGCCATTGCTATTGTTTTAGGAGATAAAGTTGCTGCACTTACACCTTCTGCGAGTTTTAAGTAAGCTACGAACTCATTTAATACAATTTTGGTACCTAACAACGAGCCCATATTAACTGCATCTGCCCAGGGAACGCCAATTAACCAGGCGATGGGGGCAAAGATCCAACCCAGCATCATCTCAATAGTCAGGCTTTCACCTAATAACCCGGTGATACCAGTGATATCACTTCCCCAGCCCAAAATGCCATTAAACATAGCCAATAATGCAATAAATGCTAACAACATTGCACCTACATTTAAAGCAAGGTGCAAACCCGTTCCGGCTCCTGATGCAGCAGCATCAATACCATTGGCATCCGTTTTCTCAACATTCATAGAGACGTCACCTTTTGTGACTGGTTCACCATCCTCTGGAAATAAAATCTTAGCGATTACAAGAGCAGCAGGGGCGGCCATTAAACTAGCACCCAATAGTCGCTCTGCAAAAAGTTGTTGAGCTACCTGTATTTCCAATCCATTAGCCTCAGCGAATGGGGCTCCGAGCATGGCTACATAAGCAGCCATCACACCACCAGCTATGGTAGCCATTCCACCGGTCATTACTACAAACAACTCAGACTTTGTCATTTTTTTAATGAATGGCTCAACTACCAATGGAGCTTCTGTTTGTCCAACAAAAATATTGGAAACCACCGATAAAGTTTCCGCACCAGAAGTTCCCAAAAGCTTTTGCATTCCTTTTGAAACCATCTTAACTATGAATTGCAAAATACCATAGTGGTAGAGAATTGCTGTCAGCGAAGCGAAGAAAACAATAGTAGGGAGAACCTGGAAAGCAAAAAACACGCCTAAACTATCTTCATACTCTGGGCCATGCCCTAATCTTCCAAAAATAAAAGAAGCTCCTTCTGTTGTATAATTAAGCACCACCACAAAAAAGCTGGCAATCTTCTGAAAAAGAATCATGGGCCAGCCAAGCGGCCCCCAAAAACCTGCCAGTACATCTGCTTTCAGAATAAAAATGGCAAGAATGAATTGGATTCCAATCCCAATACCAACCAATCTCCAGTTTATATTTTTTTTGCTATTGCTAAATATGAACGCAAGTCCAAGAAGACTTACAATTCCAATGATTCCGCGTATGATATCCATTAGGTGTGCTCTGAGTTTATTTCTTCGGTTTTGTCTGCAGAATCTTCTTCAGATTCTTTTACAGCCGGGTTTATAAAAGGTTTGATAGGGCGCCCCCGGCGGCGATCCACCGGAGGACGAAAACAGTGCCGGGCGCGAGGTTCATATGCATCGTACTCTCCAACTAAAACCTGACCTTCTTTTTCAACAACACGTTGGGAGTAATGAGCCATAGTTCCGCTTTCCGCACAAACAGCATGTAGTTTAGTTACATATTCGGCTATGGCAAGGAGGTAGGGCATAGGGCCGAAAGGCTGGCCTTTAAAATCCATGTCAAGCCCAGCTACAATTACTCTTTTCCCATCGTTGGCTAAAGAGTTGGCTACTTCAACCACACGATCATCAAAAAACTGAGCTTCATCGATACAAACTACACGCGCGTCTCCGGTGAGCAGAACAATTTGGTCGGCGGTATCTACCAAAATACTGGGAAGTGCTGTTTCATTATGAGAAACTACTTCGGTGTCGCTATATCTTTTATCGAGAGCGGGCTTTACAACTACAACTTTTTGTCCAGCGATGTGAGCTCGTTTTGCACGACGAATCAATTCCTCGGTTTTTCCGCTAAACATGCCGCCACAAACGACTTCTATCCATCCAAATTCCCGCGGTGCTAACGAAGGTTCGTTAATCATTTAATGCTTTACTTAATATTTGAACCCTATAATTTTGTGGACGGAATATATTTGGGTATTCGGACAATTGGAAAAACTAATTCTTAAGATTTATATAAGAATGGAAGTCGTATTTATCTTTTGAATTATTACGCTTCAAAACGATTAGTCTTTCTACATCAAAAGTATAGTAAAAAGGCTTTGAAATATATTTCTTCTTGATCTTTTTAAAAGCTTTAGTCGGTAGTTTTCTGGCAATAGTTACATGAGGAGTATTACTGTTGTAAAACCTGGTTGTCTTAACTACCTCTTTTTTGATGGTTTCAAATTCTTTGGCCAGGTACTTAAAAGATTTTGATTCTTCTACTCCAATAAAAAAAGTTCTGCCAGCATCGAAAGTTGAGAAGCCCTTAAGCTGTAACTCAAACTTAGGAAACAAGGATAATCTTCGGCCAATGGTTGATATTACCTTATCAATTCTGTTTTCTGCAACCAGGAAATTACTGAGAGTAATATGAGCTTTAGAACCACGTGAAAGAAAATCACCATATTCATCTTGTAGCTCTCTTTTTAGGATGGAAACGTAGTCAACCACATTTCGTGGCGGTTCAATTAATATCAAACACTCATTTACCTTAACCTCATCTTTAAATAAAGGGAGTTGAATTGGTTTGGCCATAATCTGCCTCTCTGAATTGATTTACATTACACATGTTATTTACATATATAGTATGATATAGTCAACAACGAATACATAATTTTTACATATACATTCAGATTACTATCTTAAAGCATGAAAAAATTTGTACTACAGAAAGAAGAGCCCAGAAAAAGGCCGGAAGATTACTCTATTCCTTATGCTGATCTGTTGAATAAGCAGCAGTTGGATGCTGTATTTCATGAAAAAGGGCCTGCTTTAGTGGTTGCCGGGGCTGGAACAGGTAAAACAAGAACCTTGGTTCATAGGGTAGCCAGGCTGGTAGAAAGTGGAGTAAAGCCTTCCAATATTCTATTGCTCACCTTTACACGACGGGCTGCAAAAGAGATGCTGAACAGAGCCAGCTATATCCTTGACGAGCGTTGCAGGCAGGTACAAGGAGGGACCTTTCATTTTTACTGTAGCTTACTCCTTCATCGTCATGCTGACGTAATCGGATACCCATCCAATTTCACTATCATAGATACAGCTGATGCATTAGAAGTCATTCAGTTTGTGAGAACAGAGCTTAAACTTCACAAAAAGAAGAAAAGATTTCCTAACAAAAATACTCTTCTGAATATTATCAGCACATGCATAAACAAACACCTTGATTTGAGAGTGGTTTTGCAAGAGCAGTACCCGCAGTTTTTAGAGCAGGAAGAGAAGATCGAAAAGGTAGCATTGGCATATCAGGATTATAAGGAAAAGAACTTTGTTATGGACTTTGATGATCTTCTCATAAAAACGCGGCAACTTCTTAAGCAGCATGATGATATACGGGTTAAGGTTGCTTCCAATAATGAGTTTGTTATGGTTGATGAATTCCAGGATACCAACAAACTTCAGGCCGAACTCACTGAGCTGTTTTCGAGCGTTCATGGTAATGTGATGGCAGTAGGAGATGATGCCCAGAGTATTTATTCATTCAGAGGGGCAGACCATCAAAATATTATGGATTTTCCTGAGCGCTTTGAGGGTACTAAATTAATCAAGCTGGAAGAAAACTATCGATCAACCCCACAGATTCTTGATGTAGCGAATAACCTCTTAAAACAAGCGAATTTCAAGTTTGATAAGGAGCTCTATTCAGAAATAAAGAATGGTGAACTTCCTGCACTTGTACAATCTTCAAGTGAACACGATCAAAGCCGTTTTATAACCCAGGCGGTTCTCCAGATGAGAGAGCAGGGAATGGAGTTAAATGAGATGGCCGTATTATTCCGGAACGGGCGTGATTCTT
It encodes:
- a CDS encoding nucleoside transporter C-terminal domain-containing protein, which produces MDIIRGIIGIVSLLGLAFIFSNSKKNINWRLVGIGIGIQFILAIFILKADVLAGFWGPLGWPMILFQKIASFFVVVLNYTTEGASFIFGRLGHGPEYEDSLGVFFAFQVLPTIVFFASLTAILYHYGILQFIVKMVSKGMQKLLGTSGAETLSVVSNIFVGQTEAPLVVEPFIKKMTKSELFVVMTGGMATIAGGVMAAYVAMLGAPFAEANGLEIQVAQQLFAERLLGASLMAAPAALVIAKILFPEDGEPVTKGDVSMNVEKTDANGIDAAASGAGTGLHLALNVGAMLLAFIALLAMFNGILGWGSDITGITGLLGESLTIEMMLGWIFAPIAWLIGVPWADAVNMGSLLGTKIVLNEFVAYLKLAEGVSAATLSPKTIAMATFALCGFANLSSIAIQIGGIGGLAPSRKSDLAKFGIKAVFAGTLANLMTATFAGMLF
- a CDS encoding thymidine kinase, producing the protein MINEPSLAPREFGWIEVVCGGMFSGKTEELIRRAKRAHIAGQKVVVVKPALDKRYSDTEVVSHNETALPSILVDTADQIVLLTGDARVVCIDEAQFFDDRVVEVANSLANDGKRVIVAGLDMDFKGQPFGPMPYLLAIAEYVTKLHAVCAESGTMAHYSQRVVEKEGQVLVGEYDAYEPRARHCFRPPVDRRRGRPIKPFINPAVKESEEDSADKTEEINSEHT
- a CDS encoding 2'-5' RNA ligase family protein; its protein translation is MAKPIQLPLFKDEVKVNECLILIEPPRNVVDYVSILKRELQDEYGDFLSRGSKAHITLSNFLVAENRIDKVISTIGRRLSLFPKFELQLKGFSTFDAGRTFFIGVEESKSFKYLAKEFETIKKEVVKTTRFYNSNTPHVTIARKLPTKAFKKIKKKYISKPFYYTFDVERLIVLKRNNSKDKYDFHSYINLKN
- a CDS encoding ATP-dependent helicase, which produces MKKFVLQKEEPRKRPEDYSIPYADLLNKQQLDAVFHEKGPALVVAGAGTGKTRTLVHRVARLVESGVKPSNILLLTFTRRAAKEMLNRASYILDERCRQVQGGTFHFYCSLLLHRHADVIGYPSNFTIIDTADALEVIQFVRTELKLHKKKKRFPNKNTLLNIISTCINKHLDLRVVLQEQYPQFLEQEEKIEKVALAYQDYKEKNFVMDFDDLLIKTRQLLKQHDDIRVKVASNNEFVMVDEFQDTNKLQAELTELFSSVHGNVMAVGDDAQSIYSFRGADHQNIMDFPERFEGTKLIKLEENYRSTPQILDVANNLLKQANFKFDKELYSEIKNGELPALVQSSSEHDQSRFITQAVLQMREQGMELNEMAVLFRNGRDSFDLEVELNRKNIPFVKYGGQKFTEAAHIKDVLAHVRVLVNPMDTIAWNRVLMLLDGIGPKTAQDLFEWIRLAKNPYRLDLSDTTSQSYIEQLKVLSKLLVELKDNDHSVSKVVELIVGYYRDFCKDRYDDYPKRLKDLEAFINVSDSFASLPKMLEELALDPITATAVDTEQKTKEEPPLILSTIHSAKGLEWKHVFIIQCLDGIIPSAYSVEDEEQLDEELRLLYVATTRAKEMLYFSYPVLAQSAYGDYFTQPSRFIKEMNNDLVEEWKLVEEEQQQLSDGNQQQLTD